One genomic segment of Alkalimarinus alittae includes these proteins:
- a CDS encoding homoserine dehydrogenase, protein MKLGICGLGTVASGAINVLKRNAESISGRAGCPIEVIQVGSRRLKDNCDLTGIGFTTELFDVVTNPDVDIVIELIGGYDLAKELVLKAIENGKHVVTANKALIAVHGNEIFAAAAEKNVTVAYEAAVAGGIPIIKALREGMAANKINWLAGIINGTGNFILTEMKDKGREFSDVLKEAQALGYAEADPTFDVEGIDAAHKLTIMASAAFGVPLQFDAAYTEGISELSTDDVVYAEELGYRIKHLGITRQHSNGIELRVHPTLVPEQQLLAKVDGVMNSVLVDGDAVGQTLYYGAGAGSEATASAVIADVVDIARAINAGAGVLVPYLGFSSEKMTDLPVLPMDEIYSAYYLRISANDHPGVLAKVASILSAKGINIESVMQKESELHEGMIPMIMLTHKVKEARINEAIAEIEELTEIEGKVVRIRAEHFAS, encoded by the coding sequence GTGAAATTAGGTATATGTGGTCTGGGTACGGTAGCGAGTGGCGCGATTAATGTTTTAAAGCGCAATGCAGAATCAATTTCCGGACGAGCTGGTTGCCCTATTGAGGTTATTCAGGTTGGTTCTCGCCGCTTAAAAGATAATTGCGACCTAACTGGTATTGGCTTCACCACAGAGCTATTTGATGTGGTCACTAACCCAGACGTTGATATTGTTATTGAATTGATCGGGGGTTATGACCTAGCCAAAGAGTTGGTTCTTAAAGCGATAGAAAATGGTAAACATGTTGTTACTGCTAATAAAGCGCTGATTGCGGTTCATGGTAATGAGATTTTTGCTGCGGCAGCAGAAAAGAACGTAACGGTTGCGTACGAAGCGGCAGTAGCAGGCGGAATCCCAATTATTAAAGCCTTACGCGAAGGTATGGCAGCCAATAAGATTAATTGGCTAGCAGGCATCATAAACGGCACTGGTAACTTTATTCTGACAGAAATGAAAGATAAAGGACGTGAATTTTCTGATGTCTTAAAAGAAGCTCAGGCACTTGGTTATGCTGAAGCAGACCCTACATTTGATGTTGAAGGTATCGATGCGGCCCATAAGTTAACCATTATGGCTTCAGCAGCTTTTGGTGTTCCTTTACAGTTTGATGCAGCTTATACAGAGGGTATCAGTGAATTATCGACGGATGACGTCGTATACGCAGAAGAGCTAGGCTATAGAATTAAGCACTTAGGCATTACCCGTCAGCATTCAAATGGTATTGAATTACGTGTTCATCCTACATTGGTGCCTGAGCAGCAGTTACTTGCAAAAGTAGACGGTGTTATGAATTCGGTGTTAGTTGATGGTGATGCGGTAGGTCAAACCCTATATTACGGCGCAGGCGCGGGCTCTGAAGCGACAGCTTCTGCTGTTATTGCTGATGTGGTTGATATAGCTAGAGCGATTAATGCCGGTGCAGGCGTGCTTGTGCCATACCTTGGCTTTAGCTCAGAAAAGATGACAGATCTTCCTGTTTTGCCGATGGATGAAATTTACTCTGCGTATTATTTGCGTATATCGGCTAACGATCACCCTGGGGTTTTGGCAAAAGTGGCGTCTATACTCAGTGCTAAAGGCATCAATATTGAGTCTGTTATGCAGAAAGAGTCAGAGTTGCATGAAGGTATGATCCCGATGATTATGCTGACTCATAAAGTTAAAGAGGCTCGTATCAATGAGGCGATTGCTGAAATTGAAGAGTTAACAGAGATAGAAGGAAAAGTAGTTCGCATCCGTGCTGAACACTTTGCTAGCTAA
- the thrC gene encoding threonine synthase, whose translation MKYISTRGSAPALNFEEVLLTGLASDGGLYVPEVLPRFTHEEIASWAGLSYTDLAFNVMFPFVEGSIPEPDFREMLRDTYEEAFAHKAVAPLTQLDRNEWVMELFHGPTLAFKDFALQLLGRLLDYVLEKRKEHVVILGATSGDTGSAAIEGCRRCKNVDIFILHPHNRVSDVQRKQMTTIKGDNIHNLAVEGNFDDCQQMVKESFGDQSFLEGKSRLVAVNSINWARIMAQIVYYFHASLALGGPHRSVSFSVPTGNFGDIFAGYLARNMGLPINQLIVATNKNDILHRFISENKYSPEVLHHTLSPSMDIMVSSNFERLLFDLYGRDGKALAALMESFKSDASVSIDDYRWKAARTLFDSFTVDDEKTCETIKTVFDESEELLDPHTAIGVESARQCRRDASVPMVTLATAHPVKFPEAVEKSGAGVTPELPHHLADLFDREESYTVIENSLGAVQGYVKTHGKHNKAV comes from the coding sequence GTGAAATATATTAGTACTCGAGGCAGTGCGCCTGCATTGAATTTTGAAGAGGTGCTTCTGACAGGGTTGGCGTCAGATGGTGGACTATACGTGCCTGAGGTGCTTCCTCGTTTTACTCATGAAGAAATTGCGTCATGGGCAGGTTTGTCGTATACCGATCTCGCATTCAATGTCATGTTCCCGTTTGTTGAAGGTTCAATTCCTGAGCCAGATTTTCGAGAGATGCTTCGAGATACTTACGAAGAAGCATTTGCTCACAAAGCTGTTGCACCGTTAACTCAACTAGATCGTAATGAGTGGGTCATGGAGTTGTTTCATGGACCAACATTAGCCTTTAAAGATTTTGCATTACAGTTACTAGGTCGTTTACTCGACTATGTTCTTGAAAAGCGTAAAGAGCATGTTGTTATTTTGGGGGCTACCTCTGGTGATACAGGGTCTGCGGCTATTGAGGGCTGTCGTCGTTGTAAAAATGTCGATATCTTTATTTTGCATCCTCATAATCGAGTGTCTGATGTGCAGCGTAAGCAGATGACCACGATAAAGGGCGACAATATCCATAACCTGGCAGTAGAAGGTAACTTTGATGACTGTCAGCAAATGGTTAAAGAAAGCTTTGGCGATCAGTCCTTCCTTGAAGGAAAAAGCCGCTTAGTCGCTGTGAACTCGATCAACTGGGCTAGAATAATGGCTCAAATCGTATATTACTTCCACGCGTCTCTAGCGTTGGGCGGGCCGCATCGTAGTGTTTCTTTCTCGGTACCGACTGGGAATTTTGGAGATATATTTGCGGGTTATCTTGCCCGAAATATGGGGCTGCCAATCAACCAACTGATTGTTGCGACTAATAAGAACGATATTTTGCATCGCTTTATTAGTGAAAATAAGTACAGCCCTGAGGTACTACATCATACGCTCTCGCCAAGCATGGATATTATGGTATCCAGTAACTTTGAGAGGCTATTATTTGATCTATATGGTCGCGATGGAAAAGCGCTTGCTGCCTTGATGGAAAGCTTTAAGTCTGATGCATCTGTTTCTATCGATGACTATCGTTGGAAAGCCGCCAGAACGTTATTTGATAGCTTTACGGTTGATGATGAAAAAACCTGTGAGACTATCAAAACTGTTTTCGATGAGTCTGAAGAGTTGCTTGATCCACATACAGCGATTGGCGTTGAGTCGGCCAGACAGTGCCGAAGAGACGCATCTGTGCCTATGGTCACGCTTGCAACCGCTCACCCTGTTAAGTTTCCTGAAGCGGTCGAGAAGTCGGGTGCAGGTGTAACGCCTGAGTTGCCACATCATTTGGCTGACTTGTTTGACCGAGAAGAGTCTTATACAGTCATTGAAAACAGTCTTGGGGCTGTTCAAGGTTATGTAAAGACTCACGGTAAGCATAATAAAGCCGTCTGA
- the rplS gene encoding 50S ribosomal protein L19, which yields MSGKNNIITQIESEQMGQEIAEFGPGDTVVVQVKVKEGDRERLQAYEGVVIAKRNRGLNSSFTVRKISYSVGVERTFQTFSKLIDSITVKRRGDVNQAKLYYLRDRSGKAARIKEKLG from the coding sequence ATGAGCGGTAAGAACAATATCATTACTCAGATCGAATCTGAGCAGATGGGTCAAGAGATAGCAGAATTTGGACCAGGCGATACAGTTGTCGTTCAGGTTAAAGTAAAAGAAGGTGATCGTGAGCGTCTTCAGGCATATGAAGGTGTTGTTATTGCTAAGCGTAACCGCGGTTTAAACTCTTCTTTCACTGTGCGTAAAATTTCGTACAGCGTTGGCGTAGAAAGAACATTCCAAACGTTCAGTAAGTTGATCGACAGCATTACTGTTAAGCGTCGTGGTGATGTTAACCAAGCGAAGCTTTATTATCTTCGTGATCGTTCTGGTAAGGCTGCTCGTATTAAAGAGAAGCTAGGCTAA
- the recJ gene encoding single-stranded-DNA-specific exonuclease RecJ, with protein sequence MQKKIVRRNIEPVQASASWAHIPEFLQRAYKARGVNTIEELEYTLSRLATTEHLKGIAAASKILADAVQHQRRILIVGDFDCDGATSTSVATLALKMMGATSVDYLVPNRFEYGYGLTPEIVEVAKAFSPDVLVTVDNGIASCEGVAAANKLGISVVVTDHHLPGNTLPDADAIVNPNQPGCEFISKSAAGVGVIFYVMSDLRRELRESLWFERTGIVEPNLASLLDLVALGTIADVVPLDANNRILVEQGIRRIRAGKARPGILALIDVAGKDYRNLAASDLGFVVGPRLNAAGRLDDMSIGIECLLCDDPLKARQIALRLDELNQERKQIEGEMKAHASVLVDELNQTNSESDNSALPWGMCLYDETWHQGVIGILASRMKEKFHRPVIAFAPADDDCVELKGSARSIAGLHIRDALDRVATRYPSLLSKFGGHSMAAGMTIAGKNYEAFAHAFDEVVREELDESNLEAVIVSDGELAVHELNVSTAEVLRKAGPWGQNFLEPVYDGVFEVVQARIVGAKHLKLLLQVEGTDLLIDGIEFNSDWVGREAELKKVKVAYRPDVNEFRGRKSLQLMVQYLEAI encoded by the coding sequence ATGCAGAAAAAAATAGTCAGAAGAAACATAGAACCTGTTCAAGCCTCTGCGTCATGGGCGCATATTCCTGAGTTCCTGCAGCGGGCTTACAAAGCGCGAGGGGTTAATACGATTGAGGAATTGGAATATACCTTGTCTCGATTAGCCACAACCGAGCACTTAAAAGGAATTGCTGCTGCGTCGAAGATTTTGGCTGATGCTGTTCAGCATCAGCGTCGTATATTGATAGTCGGCGATTTTGATTGTGACGGGGCCACTAGTACATCGGTGGCTACTTTAGCGCTTAAAATGATGGGAGCTACATCGGTTGATTATTTGGTTCCAAATCGTTTCGAGTATGGTTACGGGCTAACGCCTGAAATCGTTGAGGTGGCCAAAGCATTTAGTCCTGACGTATTGGTTACGGTTGATAATGGTATTGCGAGCTGTGAAGGTGTTGCCGCGGCTAATAAACTCGGTATTTCTGTCGTCGTCACGGACCACCATTTACCTGGTAATACACTGCCAGATGCCGATGCGATCGTGAATCCTAATCAGCCTGGTTGCGAATTTATTAGTAAATCGGCGGCCGGTGTCGGGGTTATTTTTTATGTCATGAGTGACTTGCGGCGAGAGTTAAGAGAGTCATTATGGTTTGAGCGAACAGGGATTGTAGAGCCTAACTTGGCGAGCTTATTAGATCTTGTAGCGCTGGGAACGATTGCTGACGTTGTGCCGCTTGATGCTAATAACCGTATTCTGGTGGAGCAGGGTATTCGTCGCATTAGAGCAGGGAAGGCGCGACCAGGTATTCTGGCGCTTATAGATGTGGCGGGCAAAGATTATCGTAATCTGGCCGCCTCTGATCTGGGGTTTGTCGTTGGCCCAAGGTTAAATGCGGCTGGCAGGCTTGATGATATGTCGATTGGCATTGAATGCTTGCTGTGTGATGACCCCTTAAAGGCGAGACAAATTGCCCTTCGATTAGACGAGCTCAATCAAGAGCGCAAGCAAATTGAAGGCGAGATGAAAGCGCATGCCTCTGTATTAGTTGATGAGCTTAATCAAACGAATAGTGAGTCTGATAACAGTGCACTCCCTTGGGGGATGTGCTTATACGATGAAACTTGGCACCAAGGTGTGATAGGTATTTTGGCATCACGAATGAAAGAGAAATTTCATCGTCCTGTGATTGCGTTTGCGCCTGCAGATGATGATTGTGTAGAGCTGAAAGGGTCTGCACGATCAATTGCCGGATTACATATTAGGGATGCGCTAGACCGTGTTGCTACTCGGTATCCGTCGTTATTGAGTAAGTTTGGAGGGCATTCAATGGCTGCAGGCATGACGATTGCGGGTAAAAACTATGAGGCTTTCGCTCACGCTTTTGATGAGGTCGTGCGTGAAGAATTAGATGAAAGCAACTTGGAAGCCGTTATAGTGAGCGATGGTGAGTTGGCCGTTCATGAGTTAAATGTCAGTACCGCTGAAGTGCTTAGAAAGGCTGGTCCTTGGGGGCAGAACTTTTTAGAGCCCGTTTATGATGGTGTGTTTGAGGTTGTTCAGGCGAGAATCGTAGGCGCTAAGCATCTTAAATTGTTGCTACAGGTAGAAGGCACAGACTTGCTTATTGATGGCATCGAGTTTAATAGCGACTGGGTGGGCCGAGAAGCTGAATTGAAAAAAGTTAAAGTGGCTTACCGCCCTGATGTCAACGAGTTTAGAGGGCGTAAAAGTCTGCAGTTGATGGTGCAATATTTAGAAGCGATTTGA
- a CDS encoding DsbC family protein: protein MFVRFLSAAMLCGVAALGAASAVSAADTVSEQVDKDIRAQLGASLPALNITSIEKTSFSGLFEVSSTSDQPLLVSADGKYIIAGEVYHLDGLKITNITEQKREVGRAGTMAAIPESEKLSFVPKGETKATITVFTDIDCGYCRKLHKEVPKLNAMGVRVDYLGYPRAGVGSQSYNKLVSAWCADDPMSAMTKAKSGTTIPNKSCDNPIARHLELGQRVGVTGTPAIVLESGKLLPGYAPAETLAKQLGVL, encoded by the coding sequence ATGTTTGTCAGATTTTTAAGTGCGGCGATGCTTTGTGGGGTGGCTGCCCTTGGTGCTGCTAGTGCGGTGAGCGCTGCTGATACGGTAAGCGAGCAGGTAGATAAAGATATTAGAGCGCAATTAGGTGCATCCTTACCTGCGCTAAACATTACATCAATTGAAAAAACGTCTTTTTCAGGGTTGTTTGAGGTGTCTTCAACCAGCGATCAGCCTTTGTTAGTGTCTGCTGATGGTAAATATATTATTGCAGGGGAGGTTTATCATTTAGATGGCCTTAAGATTACCAATATAACAGAGCAAAAAAGAGAAGTGGGGCGCGCAGGTACGATGGCGGCTATTCCTGAGTCTGAAAAGCTATCGTTTGTGCCTAAGGGAGAAACTAAGGCCACTATTACAGTGTTTACAGACATAGATTGTGGCTATTGTAGAAAGCTTCACAAGGAAGTACCTAAGTTAAACGCAATGGGGGTACGAGTTGATTACTTGGGCTACCCGCGTGCAGGAGTAGGCTCTCAATCATACAATAAGCTCGTATCGGCTTGGTGTGCTGATGACCCTATGAGTGCTATGACTAAAGCTAAAAGCGGAACAACTATTCCAAACAAAAGCTGTGACAACCCCATTGCTCGACATTTAGAGCTGGGGCAGCGAGTAGGTGTTACGGGTACGCCAGCAATCGTGTTGGAGTCAGGAAAGCTATTGCCGGGCTATGCGCCTGCGGAAACCTTAGCTAAACAGCTAGGCGTTTTATAG
- the trmD gene encoding tRNA (guanosine(37)-N1)-methyltransferase TrmD: MWIGTVTLFPEMFQAVTDYGVTGRAFKNRIMAFQAWNPRDFTHDRHRTVDDRPYGGGPGMLMKVQPLQDAIAAAKKAAGEGVKVVYLSPQGKRLDQAGVQHLASVQKLILVAGRYEGVDERLIKAEIDEEWSLGDFVLSGGEIAAITVIDAIARLIPGVLGHDQSAVQDSFYDGLLDCPHYTRPEVFQGEKVPDVLMGGHHEQIRRWRLKESLGRTWQRRPDLLEDKILSEEEKGLLEEFVREQSASG; encoded by the coding sequence GTGTGGATTGGAACAGTTACTCTGTTTCCAGAAATGTTTCAGGCTGTCACAGATTATGGTGTGACAGGCAGGGCATTTAAGAATCGGATCATGGCGTTCCAAGCTTGGAACCCAAGAGATTTTACCCATGATCGTCATCGTACTGTTGATGACAGGCCTTATGGCGGCGGTCCTGGAATGTTAATGAAGGTACAGCCTTTGCAGGACGCAATCGCGGCAGCAAAAAAAGCTGCAGGCGAAGGTGTTAAGGTGGTATATTTATCGCCTCAAGGCAAAAGGCTTGATCAGGCTGGGGTTCAGCACTTAGCTAGCGTTCAAAAGTTAATTTTGGTCGCTGGGCGTTATGAAGGTGTAGACGAACGACTGATAAAAGCAGAAATCGATGAAGAGTGGTCCTTGGGCGACTTTGTATTAAGTGGTGGTGAAATTGCTGCCATAACAGTGATCGATGCTATAGCCCGTTTAATCCCCGGAGTATTGGGGCATGACCAATCAGCAGTGCAGGACTCGTTTTACGATGGTCTGCTAGATTGTCCTCACTATACTAGGCCTGAAGTTTTTCAGGGTGAAAAAGTGCCGGATGTGCTGATGGGTGGGCACCATGAACAGATTAGGCGGTGGCGACTAAAAGAGTCACTGGGTAGAACATGGCAACGACGCCCGGATCTGCTGGAAGATAAAATTCTTTCAGAGGAGGAGAAGGGGTTGTTAGAAGAGTTTGTCCGCGAGCAGAGTGCTTCCGGCTAG